TCCTCTACGATGGGCCCATACCCCGCCTTTATGACCAATGGATACCAGCGGCCGAATGATTGCATTATGAGTTTCTCATCTCGTTTAACTATTTCGGACGCGCGTGGACCTGGGGGATCCACTTTTATTTTAGGAACATCCTCCGGTTTTATGGGCCAATGCCATATCGACATAATTAACGAGTCCCTGGGCGATTTATAAACAATACTAGCATCTAGGCAATTGAATAATAAATACTAATATTTAGTGTACTAGTCTAGTCTATAATTATCCGGCGATCTTTCCTCTTATTGAAAACAAGAACCCCAACGAAAGCAGCGTGAATATAGTTATTGAGAAATCGAAACCACTTAATGTCACGCCGGCCACCAGTGTTGAAAACACAAATATTTACCTAGATCGGTCAATAACCCCTGGCTCGTAGAGATGGTAATAGCATGGGCACACTGGATCTATAGTTAACATATGCATAGCCCTTGCGGCATTACATTGTAAAGATTAAGGCCCCTCACAGTGTAGGAGGGAGCATCTAGCACCAGGGGGCCGGTCACCGAGATGGACAGCGTTACATTGGATTGATTGCTGGCCAGAATGCTCCTGTTCACGCCTATGCCAAGCTCCAAGCCGTTTAGCTTGGCTTCCACGCCCACTGGGGAGGCCACGAACCAGTAACCTATCACAGTCTTCCCAAGGAGGGGCGAGGAGAAGTTGAAGTACTCCGTCCAGTACCGCGGTTGGCTTGCCTCCATTGGTTTATTTATGTGAGTATTGAGGCTTGCGGGATGGATGCGACGGGGACTCGAGGGCACTTGGGGATTGGGTATGCTGAGCATATGCGCGTCAAGTTCATGGTGAGCCCCATGTCTATCATTGCCGCCGCCGTGTAGTTGATCTGGACCTGGACCTCGGATCCCTCCGCCAGCGACGGTATTATGGGTATGGTCACTAAATCCAGAGGAGAGAAGGCAGTGTCGCTCGCGTTGCTTATTGTGCTTAACAGCACCACGAGGGAAGGCCCTGCCGTCGATCCATACCCCAACTCCTCATCTAATTCCTCGGCGTAGGGCAGGTAGCTGGATGAATTGATGATTATGGTGCTCCCATTGCCTTCCCACTCCCCCACGTCCACAAAGCCGCCCGGGGCGGGGCCCGTGGCAAATGCATAGAGGCTGGCATTGGTGATGGGAAACGATAGGTTGTAGTACTCATTCATCCCATTCACTTGCATTAATATTGAGGGGAAGAGAGGGGGATCAGCGTGGCCCAAGCCATTCAACAGCCTGGAGAGGGGGGATGGCTTCACGTAGCGGACCACGTAATTGGGGCCGTAATAGATGAATACGACGTGGGACTGCGATTCAAAGTACAAAGCAATGCCAAGTAATACAGTTATAGATACTGCCACGGCAAGTTTTATCAATAATTCATTATTCATTTGTGATTAGCTCTGTTTGACTTTATATTTTTTCTTCATCTTACCGCCGCCAGAGATCCCCTCCGTAAGTGCAGTAGTTTGTTATGAATCATTGAAACTATGCCCCAACGCTTTCGCTCTCCACGTATTAACCCCACGTATTTCTCCCAGGATTACCATGATTCATGGCTTGCCTTCAGCGGGGAAGACCCATGCATAAATTATCGGCGCGCTGGCTTCGGGGAATCGATTAAATGCATCTCCCGATTAGATCGCGTGCATTAGCACATGATTTCCTCAGCTCCGCTGCCTTAGCTTCGGGCGATGAGTCGTAGGTGAACGTCCAGAGGCCCCACTCCACGCCAGCCGCGTACTTCATCTTACTCGCGTCCCTCAGCATGGGGTAGAACTCCACGTGGAGGTGAAAGGACTTGTGGGACTTGACGGGGGCTTGGTGAACCGCCATCACGTACGGCATGTCCCTGCCCAGCACCGAATCAAGCATGTAAGTGGAGGCCCGGAGGGAATCCGCCAGGAACCTCACCTCATCATCCGTTAGCTGGGACAGCCTCTGCACGTGTCTCCTGGGGATGATATGTATCTCATAGGGCCACATTGAGTAGTATGGCTTTATTATGGAGAAACCATCATTGACGTATAGAAGCCTCTCGCTGCTGTTCTCGATGCGTAAAATATCGCATAACATGCATATCCCGCGTCGCTTCATATAATTCTTCATGTTCTTGGCCTCTAATCGAATCCTAAGGGGCACATATGGTAATGCATATATTTGACTATGGGGATGCGTCAGGGATACTCCTATTTCTCGCCCCTTATTCCTGAAAAAGAAAACATACTTAACAAAGCTCTGCTTCTCCATGTTTGCAATTTCCTGCCTGATTCCCAGCATTACATTAGTTAATTCATCTAGTTTAAGGTCATGAAGATCACTTAATGAATGATTCGGAGACTCCACAACTACCTTACAATAACCGAAGGACCTCCTTGACCTAAGTCCAGGAACCTTAATTGGGGCAGGAGGATTCGGAACAAGCATTGGATACTTATTTGGAAGTATTAGGTATGACCAACCAATGCCTGTCTCATCATTGCCTGGATCAAAGGGACAACCTTCATTTGGTTGCCATGGTCGTGCCTGCCTCACAGTTGAAATCATTATCCATTCACCTATTAATGGATTAAACCGTAACTCCATTCCCATTAACTGCAAAATGATGTGACATTAATAAGCATAGCCCACAGGGAGTTTGTTGATAAAACGAACGGCAAACCTCGCCCTTTAGGGCGGGGAGGAGGTCAGGTTTATTGAATTACTATAGTTTCGCAACGCCAATAACTTATTAATTAGCTGCAATTGGTTCAATGCATGAAGGTATCTGCGCCAGGTAGGATTGACTTGCTTAATACTCACCAGGACTATAAGGGGTTGCCCGTGGTTCCGGCCGCGATAAATCTACGAACAACCATAATTGGAGAAGCAAGCGATGGGTCGGTCAGAGTTGATGCTATTAACCTTGGGGAGCGTGATAATGTAGATGCCGACTCCGAGTTCGTTGGTAAATGGAGCGATTACGTGGTGGCTGCATTAAGGGCGATGAGGAGTCGAGGATTAAAGATAAGGGGGGCAAGGCTAAGCATATATAGTGATGTACCAATGGGAGCGGGCCTGGGCAGTAGCTCCGTATTGCTCGTGGCCTTAATTAAGTGGTTCGATTCAGCATATGGATTCGGATTAAGCACTAAAGACTTGGCGGAACTAGCATATATGGCTGAGCATGATGTACTTGGCATCCCATGCGGCAGACTTGATCAATACGCTGCGGCCTTTGGGGGACTTATAGTGCTGAACACTAAGCCTCCCTATAACGTGGAGGAACTAGGGATTAAGGATCTGCCCTTCCTAGTTATTGATTCAGGAATAAAACATAAGACGCTTAACATACATTCCGAGAGGCAGCGAGAATTAAGGGAGGGATTGAAGGCGCTTGGGGAAGCGATGGGCATTAACTTGGATCTGCCCCTCGAAATGATTAATTGGACGGAACTTGGCCGAACCGCATGGAATTATCTAGATTCGCTTAATGCGGTTCAAAGGAAGAGAATAGAGTTCACGATTAAAATGAATGAATCCACTATGAGAGCGTTAGATGAATTGCGGAGAAGTAATC
Above is a genomic segment from Thermocladium sp. ECH_B containing:
- a CDS encoding galactose-1-phosphate uridylyltransferase gives rise to the protein MGMELRFNPLIGEWIMISTVRQARPWQPNEGCPFDPGNDETGIGWSYLILPNKYPMLVPNPPAPIKVPGLRSRRSFGYCKVVVESPNHSLSDLHDLKLDELTNVMLGIRQEIANMEKQSFVKYVFFFRNKGREIGVSLTHPHSQIYALPYVPLRIRLEAKNMKNYMKRRGICMLCDILRIENSSERLLYVNDGFSIIKPYYSMWPYEIHIIPRRHVQRLSQLTDDEVRFLADSLRASTYMLDSVLGRDMPYVMAVHQAPVKSHKSFHLHVEFYPMLRDASKMKYAAGVEWGLWTFTYDSSPEAKAAELRKSCANARDLIGRCI